Proteins encoded by one window of Dioscorea cayenensis subsp. rotundata cultivar TDr96_F1 chromosome 6, TDr96_F1_v2_PseudoChromosome.rev07_lg8_w22 25.fasta, whole genome shotgun sequence:
- the LOC120263648 gene encoding uncharacterized protein LOC120263648, translating into MEDLEQCFEDQTNRRNSEAHHGYYLFGEEKNKFSDNILSEEELALRKEIEIEIENELEEEIKQELGHLAFRLRGLYRHKMARMNICKRGEQSSKEKVMEVRVISIRMEGEEYKIEINENNKTRTQTSIKSQVKQGKKVCVNKHVDWASTLRSGNHCIVPIDQIAKKKRFNPEKTS; encoded by the exons ATGGAAGACTTAGAGCAAT GTTTTGAAGATCAAACCAATAGGAGAAATAGCGAAGCTCATCATGGATATTATTTg TTTGGTGAAGAGAAGAACAAGTTCAGTGATAATATTTTATCTGAAGAGGAATTAGCACTACGAAAAGAGATCGAGATCGAAATAGAGAATGAATTGGAGGAGGAGATCAAACAAGAACTTGGTCATCTTGCTTTTCGGCTTCGAGGATTGTATCGGCACAAGATGGCTAGGATGAACATATgcaaaagaggagaacaatcaagCAAAGAGAAGGTCATGGAGGTGAGAGTAATAAGCATTAGAATGGAAGGAGAAGAGTACAAGATTGAGATAAATGAGAATAACAAAACTAGAACTCAAacatcaataaaatcacaagTTAAGCAAGGAAAGAAGGTTTGTGTAAACAAGCATGTTGATTGGGCAAGCACTCTGCGTTCAGGAAACCATTGCATTGTTCCCATTGATCAAATTGCTAAGAAGAAAAGATTCAATCCAGAGAAAACAAGTTGa